GGCGGTTGACCGAGATCAGGTTCGCCACCAGGGACTCCACCTGGTGCGCGTTGCGGAGCCGGCCGGCGAAGACGCCGCGCATGCCGGGGATCCGGTTCGCCAGCGCCTGGACCACGTCCGTCGCCGCGCGCTCCTCGCCCAGGACCAGCACGTCGATGTCGATCTCCGCGACCTCGCGGTCCTCCAGCAGCACCGCCGACAGGTGGTGGAACGCGGCGGTGACCCGCGAGTCCGGCAGCAGGGACGCCGCCTGCTGGGCCGCGCTGCCCTCCTCCGGCTTGAGCGCGTAGGCGCCCTGCTTGTCGAAGCCGAGCGGGTTGACGCAGTCGACGACGATCTTTCCGGCCAGCTCGGTGCGCAGCGAGGCCAGCAGTTCGGCGTGGCCCTCCCAGGGCACGGCGACGATCACGATGTCGCTGCGCGCCGCGGTGCCCGCGTTGTCCGCGCCCTCGACGCCGAGGCCGAGCTCGGCCGCAGCCGCCTCCGCGCGCTCGGCGCTGCGCGAGCCGATGATCACCTTCTGGCCGGCCAGCGCCAGCCGGTAGGCGAGCCCGCGTCCCTGCGGGCCGGTGCCGCCGAGCACGCCGACGACGAGCTCGGAGACGTCGGGCAGGTCGAAAGGCGTCCGGGCGGCGGCAGCTGCGCCGGTCGACGCTGCATCAGATGTACTCATGGCCCGATCCTCCCATTACGGCGCCGCGGTGCGGGAGCATGGCTGCCATGGATGCGGTGAGGGTCACAATGCTGCGCGAGCTGCTGGCCGACACGCCCTGGCTCGCCCGGACACGCGGCTTCGGCGGCGCGCTGCGCGGGGCGGCGCGCCCCGGCGGCCTGCTTCTGGTCGGCACCGAGCTGGACGAACCCTGGCACCTGGCGGCCCACCTGACCGACGAGGCGGCCTACGCCGACCTCCCCGAACTCGCCCCCGTCCTGGTGCGCCACCGTGTGCCGCCGGGCGCGCCGCCGCATCTCGCGGTGCCGCTGAGCCGTCTGGAGCAGGCGCGGCGCGGCGAGACCGTCTTCGTCGTCGCCCCGGACACGGCCGGCGAGGGCCTGCTGGAACGGGTGCACGACGCGCGCCGGACCGGAGCGACGGTGCTGGCGCTGGAGGCGGACGACCCGGAGCTGCGCGGCTTGGCGCACGAGGCGCTGACCGTGCGGCGCGAGCCGACGGCCCCCTCCTTCGAGCTGGTCCAGCACCTGGTCAGCGCGGCGGCGGGAGAACCACCCCGCCCCCGCCGCGGCGCCCGCACGCTCCGCGACCGCCTCGGCCGCCTGGTCGACCACCTCTCGGCTCCGCCGCCCCCGATCGGCTGGTAGTCCTGGGGGACGTCGCACTGTCCAGGGGCGCGGGGAACTGCGCAAGAAACCACCCTGTGCGGACGGCCCTGCGCGTGTGCGGACCATCCGCGCGTCGGTGGCTCGTCGCGCCCACGCGCCGGAGGCGCATATCGGCAGAGCCTCGCGCCCCTGAGGTGGATATTCGATTGCCCAGGGCTCAGGTCGCAGCGAGCATGGGCCCGTGAACGTGGGCATGGATCTCTCCCCTTGGCGCAGCTCCCGTGACTTCCGGCTGCTGTGGAGCGCGGGAGCGGTCACCCTCTTCGGCAGCTTCCTGACGATGGTCGCGCTGCCGCTGCAGATCAAGGCGATCACCGGTTCCTCACTCGCCGTCGGCGCCGTGGGCGCCGTCGAGCTGGTGCCGCTGGTGGTCTGCGGGCTGTGGGGCGGCGCGCTCGCCGACGCGTTGGACCGGCGGGCGCTGGTGCTGTGGACGGAGATCGCGCAGGGCCTGTGCACGCTGGTCCTGGTCGTCGACGCGGCGCTGCCGCACCCCGTCCTCTGGCCGCTCTACGTCGTCGCCGCGCTGAGCTCCGCCGCGGGCGCGCTGCAGCGGCCCTCGATCGACGCGCTGACCCCGAAGCTGGTCCCCCACGAGCAGCTCACCGCGGCGGCCTCGCTCAACTCGCTGCGCTGGAACGTCGGAGCGATCGTCGGCCCGGTCCTGGCCGGGCTCATCGCGACGACCGCCGGTGTCGGCGTCGCCTTCGACGTCGACCTGGCGACCTTCGCGGTGTCCGCGCTGCTCATCGCGCGGATGCGGCCGATCCCGGCCGCGCCCGGCGCGGAGCGGGCCTCCGTCGGCTCGATCGTGGAGGGGCTGCGCTACGCCCGGAGCCGGCCCGACCTGCTCGGCACCTACGCCGTCGACCTCGCGGCGATGCTCTTCGCGATGCCGGTCGCGATCTTCCCCTTCCTCGCGGACCGGCTGCACGCCTCCTGGGCGCTCGGCCTGATGTACGGGTCGTTCGCGGTGGGCTCGCTGCTGGTCTCGCTGACCAGCGCCTGGGCCTCGCGGATCCGGCGGCACGGCCGCATGGTGGTGGTCGCCGCGCTGGGCTGGGGTGTGGCGATCACCGGCGCGGGGCTGTCGGCGAACGTCTGGGCGGTGCTGGGCTGCCTGGTCGTCGCCGGGGCCGCGGACATGATCAGCGGGCTGTTCCGGGCGACGCTGTGGAACGGCACGATCCCCGAGGAGCTGCGCGGCCGCTTGGCCGGCGTCGAGCTGCTCAGCTACTCGGTCGGACCGCAGCTCGCCTCGGTCCGGGCCGGGTGGAGCGCGGCGGCGTTCGGGGTGCGCACCTCCGTCTGGGCGGGCGGCCTGGCCTGCGTGGCCGGTGTGGCCGCGCTCGCCTGCGCCTTCCCCGCCCTGTGGCGCTACGACGTGCGGACGGACCCGCACGCCCTCGCGCTCGCCGCCCGGCGGCCCGCCGAGTCGGCGACGCCGGCGGACGACCGCGACCTGGCCGCGGAACCGGGCGTCGCACCCGCCTGAGGCGACCCAGCTCCCAGGCTCACCCGTTCGCGCACCCGCGTGGCGCAATCGGCGTGCCGCCGCGAAGGTTGCCTCGTTGGGCACGCGTCGGGACGCGGTCGGGCGGCGCGAGGACACGGGCCCGGCGCAGCGGCCATGCGGGTAGGCGGCAAAGGAGAGACCGGATGAGCTCAGCCAGCGCGGCAGCGAGGACCGCCCGCGAGCAGGTGCTCGCGCTGGACCTCGACCTCCCGCACGGGCGGCTGCGCGCCTCCCGCCTGCACCCGGACGAGGACCTGATCAGGGCCGAGCACGACGCCTGGTTCCGTGCGCTTCTGACGGACGTCCGGCTGAAGGGCAGTGAGCGGATCTTCCGCGAGTGCGAGGGCGTGAGCCTGATGTGCCGGGTGCTGCCGGAGGCGGACGCGGAGCGCCTGGTCGGCATCTGCATCGCCGCCTCCGCGCTGTTCCTGCTCGACGACGTCGCCGACGACGAGGCCTGCGAGCGGGCCCGCGCCGACGACTACCTGGCCGTGCTGCACGACGCCGCGCCCTCGACGCCGGGGTCGGCGCCGCTGCGCCTGCTCGCGCGGACCCTGACCCGCGCCCGCGCCGGGGTCCCGGCCCGGCTGTGGACGCGGTTCGTCGCGGGCTTCTCCGAGGTGATCGCCGCCGGGGCGGGCAAGGGGCAGAGCGCGATCGACAGCTACGAGGGCTATCTCAAGGTCCGCTACGCCGACTCGGCGTTCGACCTGGTCGGCGTGGCGATCGAGCACGGGCTCGGCATGGATCTCACCCGTACCGCTGCCACCGCGCCGGCGGACCTGTGGGGGTCGCTGCACCAGACGTGTTTCGTCCACACGATCCTGGTCAACGACCTGTTGTCGTTCCGCAAGGAGTACTTCGGCGCGGAGCCGATGAACGCGCTGTCCGTGCTCGCCCGGACCGAGGGTCTGACCCTCCAGCAGGCCGCGACCGAGGTCTGCACCCGGATCGCCGACGCCGAGGACGCGTTCCTGACGCACGCCGCCGCCCTGCGCGGGCCTGGCGCGCACGCGAGCCCCGACGCCGACCTCGACCGGTACCTGACGGCGTGGGAGCTGATGCTCGCCGGCAACCTGACCTGGTCACTGGGCTGTGCCCGCTACCACGGCGCGGCCGCGCCCCAGCGCCGACCGGGTGACCCGCTGCCGACCCGGATGGAACTGCACCGGGACCGCACCGTCTTCAGCTGAGCGGCGCCGCGGCCCCCGTCAACGGCGCGGCGGAGTGCGCCGCAACGCGATCGCCAGCGTCGCGGTGACGACCAGCACCAGTACGGCCGCCAGCCCGCGCGCCCAGGAGCCGGCGGCCGCGATCGACATCACCGCGCCGGTCAGCACCAGGCCCTGTGCGGCGAACGCGCCGAGAACCGTCGGCCAGTCGCGCAGCTGCGCCAGGCCGGGCGGACCGCCCGCCGCCGCGTCCACGAAGAGCAGGTAGGCCAGGAGCAGTGCGGCGTCCCAGGCCATCAGCCAGACCGGGGGCGCGGTCGGCGCCACCACCACGACGAACCCGACCGCGAGCACGGTGTTGCGGTGCCGGGAGAGCTGCGTGCGCCACAGGACGTTGCCCGTGACCGGACGCGCCACGACCGGCGGCGCGGCGAACCAGGCGACGGTCCCGAAGACGCCGAGCAGCAGCAGCCAGACGACCAGCCGCGGGACCGTCGTGCTCTCGGACAGCCAGACCGGGTTGGCCGCGGCGAGGGCCATCGCCGCGCCGAGGCCGCGACCGGCCAGGGTCTCGCTGCGCAGGGCCGCGTCGGGCGACGGCTCGAGCGGCGCCGCGCCGCCGGTCACGGACGGCAGATCGCTCATCGGAGCCTCCCCTGGATGCGGGTGCGCAGCAGCGGCGCGAAGGTCAGGTCGAGGGTGTCGCCCTCCCAGGGCGCGACCGGGATGCCCTTCTCCGTCAGGCTCCAGCGCAGTGCCGTCCGGTCCTGGCGCCACAGGCGCAGGGCGAGCGCCTCGTTGTGGTCGCCGGTGCTGATCCGCGGATCACCGATGGGGATCTCCACGACCACGACCGGGTTCCCGCGCTCCGCCAGCCCGCCGAGGACGCCCATCATCCTGTTGTCGGCCAGCGGCGTCACCGCGTGCACCAGCGCGCCGTGCGGGAGCGCGGGCGGGGGCAGCCGGTTGAGGTCGGGCGTCACGTAGGCGAGGTCGCGGCGGACGTCCAGAACGGTCTGCACCAGGCGGTAGAAGTACTGGTCGCCCTGGCCGGGTTGGAGCCAGTGCAGCTTGCCGCCGACCGAGACCACGCCGACCCGGTCGTGGCTGCGCAGGTAGGCGCGGACGATGCCGGCCGCGACCCTGAGCGACTCGTCCAGGCTGGAGACGCCGGTGGACGGGTCGCGCAGGTCGGCGAACGCGTCGAGCAGCACCACCACGTCGGCGGCCCGCTCGGAGGCGAACTCCTGCAGCTGGATGCTGCCGCGCCGGGTGGTGGAGGGCCAGTTGATCCGACGCTGCCGCTCGCCCCAGACGAACGGGCGGACGCCCACGACCTCGATGCCCTCGCCCTGCTGCCGCGAGGTGTGTTCGCCGAGGTTGCCGGGCAGCCGCACCGGAACCGGCGTCAGCCCGCCCTCGGAGGGGATCGGGAAGATCTCGACCGTGCCCAGCTCCACCCGGAGCGTGCGGCGCAGCAGCCCGCCCCGGTCGTGGATGTCCACGTCCACGGTGCCCAGCGGCCAGCGGCCCCAGCGCCGGGCGACGAAGCCGAGCGTCAGCTGCGCGCCCTCGACGTCGATCGAGACCAGCTCGGCCCCGGCCCCTGGCACCACGCCGGGGTCGATCCATTCGGCGGTCCCGTCGAAGCCGACGGAGAAGCGGACCGTGATCGGCTCGCCCTCGAAGACCCGGCCGCTGGACTGGTGGACCAGCCCGCCCGCCAGCCTCGGCTCGCCCTTGACCCGGCGCGGGCCGAGGGCGGCGAAGAGCAGCAGGCAGAGCGGCCCGGCCGCCAGTGCCAGCAGCCACGGCTGTGCCGTCACCAGCGCCAGCACCAGCGCCGCCACGGCGACGGAGGCCAGCCTCATCGCCCGCTCGGCCGGCCGCGCGCCCGTCTCCCCCAGGCTGGGGATCTCCTCGTGCTCGCCGCCCTGCGGTTGCCCGCCGAGCGCACGGACGACCGGGTGGATCATGCGCCGACCGGGTTCGCGTGCGCCGCGTCCTGCGGGTGGACCTGCTCCGCCGTCAGCGGCGGCGCCTGACGCCGGGTGACCGGCGTCGGGACGCTCTGGACCAGGCCCGCGATGACGTCGTCCGCGGAGATCCGGCGCACCCACAGCTCCGGCTTGAGGGTGACCCGGTGGGCCAGCGCGGGCAGCGCCACGGCCTTCACGTCCTCGGGGGTCACGTAGTCGCGCCCGGCCATGACCGCCCGCGCGCGGGCCAGCTGGACCAGCGCGAGGCCGCCGCGCGGCGAGGCGC
This genomic interval from Streptacidiphilus rugosus AM-16 contains the following:
- the npdG gene encoding NADPH-dependent F420 reductase, producing the protein MSTSDAASTGAAAAARTPFDLPDVSELVVGVLGGTGPQGRGLAYRLALAGQKVIIGSRSAERAEAAAAELGLGVEGADNAGTAARSDIVIVAVPWEGHAELLASLRTELAGKIVVDCVNPLGFDKQGAYALKPEEGSAAQQAASLLPDSRVTAAFHHLSAVLLEDREVAEIDIDVLVLGEERAATDVVQALANRIPGMRGVFAGRLRNAHQVESLVANLISVNRRYKAHAGLRITDV
- a CDS encoding MFS transporter — translated: MDLSPWRSSRDFRLLWSAGAVTLFGSFLTMVALPLQIKAITGSSLAVGAVGAVELVPLVVCGLWGGALADALDRRALVLWTEIAQGLCTLVLVVDAALPHPVLWPLYVVAALSSAAGALQRPSIDALTPKLVPHEQLTAAASLNSLRWNVGAIVGPVLAGLIATTAGVGVAFDVDLATFAVSALLIARMRPIPAAPGAERASVGSIVEGLRYARSRPDLLGTYAVDLAAMLFAMPVAIFPFLADRLHASWALGLMYGSFAVGSLLVSLTSAWASRIRRHGRMVVVAALGWGVAITGAGLSANVWAVLGCLVVAGAADMISGLFRATLWNGTIPEELRGRLAGVELLSYSVGPQLASVRAGWSAAAFGVRTSVWAGGLACVAGVAALACAFPALWRYDVRTDPHALALAARRPAESATPADDRDLAAEPGVAPA
- a CDS encoding terpene synthase family protein — its product is MSSASAAARTAREQVLALDLDLPHGRLRASRLHPDEDLIRAEHDAWFRALLTDVRLKGSERIFRECEGVSLMCRVLPEADAERLVGICIAASALFLLDDVADDEACERARADDYLAVLHDAAPSTPGSAPLRLLARTLTRARAGVPARLWTRFVAGFSEVIAAGAGKGQSAIDSYEGYLKVRYADSAFDLVGVAIEHGLGMDLTRTAATAPADLWGSLHQTCFVHTILVNDLLSFRKEYFGAEPMNALSVLARTEGLTLQQAATEVCTRIADAEDAFLTHAAALRGPGAHASPDADLDRYLTAWELMLAGNLTWSLGCARYHGAAAPQRRPGDPLPTRMELHRDRTVFS
- a CDS encoding DUF58 domain-containing protein; protein product: MIHPVVRALGGQPQGGEHEEIPSLGETGARPAERAMRLASVAVAALVLALVTAQPWLLALAAGPLCLLLFAALGPRRVKGEPRLAGGLVHQSSGRVFEGEPITVRFSVGFDGTAEWIDPGVVPGAGAELVSIDVEGAQLTLGFVARRWGRWPLGTVDVDIHDRGGLLRRTLRVELGTVEIFPIPSEGGLTPVPVRLPGNLGEHTSRQQGEGIEVVGVRPFVWGERQRRINWPSTTRRGSIQLQEFASERAADVVVLLDAFADLRDPSTGVSSLDESLRVAAGIVRAYLRSHDRVGVVSVGGKLHWLQPGQGDQYFYRLVQTVLDVRRDLAYVTPDLNRLPPPALPHGALVHAVTPLADNRMMGVLGGLAERGNPVVVVEIPIGDPRISTGDHNEALALRLWRQDRTALRWSLTEKGIPVAPWEGDTLDLTFAPLLRTRIQGRLR